One stretch of Streptomyces sp. R21 DNA includes these proteins:
- a CDS encoding cytochrome P450 has translation MLCLPGFAGPSTGRTSLATVSPGALRPGPAGPPPSLLDPAVERDPYPLYRTLREHFPLVYDAPFGAWLVSRYADVRTAIEDPRLVAPPPGRTPAHQVDGPHRALASAAFRGPAPAALAAGVERTAYVLARRLAGRREADLVAEFCHWLPAAAAVAALGLPYEDTARVHAWCRTGLDHLGGHHPELDAFLRPYLARRRAHPGTDLLSVLCTARVDGRPLPDEAVTGLAGTLLGAGGDTTARALASFLANLLDHPAQLAAVRARPELASGAWAESLRRDPPLHVVLRRAAEPVGAVPAGATVACLLGAAGRDPARFADPDRYDAFRTDPGHLAYGSGHHSCPGTLLARLTAEHGLNALLAAAPDLRWAPGFRPTGEGLVSRSPRALLVRCR, from the coding sequence GTGCTCTGTCTTCCCGGATTCGCCGGCCCTTCGACCGGACGAACCTCCCTGGCCACCGTCTCCCCCGGGGCGCTGCGGCCAGGCCCCGCCGGGCCCCCGCCGAGCCTCCTGGACCCGGCGGTCGAGCGCGACCCGTACCCGCTGTACCGCACCCTCCGCGAGCACTTCCCCCTCGTGTACGACGCCCCGTTCGGCGCCTGGCTGGTCAGCCGGTACGCCGACGTACGCACCGCGATCGAGGACCCCCGGCTCGTCGCGCCGCCGCCCGGACGCACTCCGGCCCATCAGGTGGACGGCCCGCACCGGGCCCTCGCGTCGGCGGCGTTCCGCGGGCCGGCCCCGGCCGCCCTGGCCGCGGGTGTCGAGCGGACGGCGTACGTCCTGGCCCGCCGCCTCGCCGGCCGCCGGGAGGCCGATCTCGTCGCCGAGTTCTGCCACTGGCTGCCGGCCGCGGCCGCCGTCGCCGCACTGGGGCTGCCGTACGAGGACACCGCGCGCGTGCACGCATGGTGCCGCACGGGCCTCGACCACCTCGGCGGCCATCACCCCGAACTCGACGCCTTCCTGCGCCCGTACCTCGCCCGCCGCCGCGCCCACCCGGGCACCGATCTGCTGTCCGTGCTGTGCACGGCGCGTGTCGACGGGCGCCCGCTGCCCGACGAGGCCGTGACCGGGCTGGCCGGGACCCTGCTCGGGGCGGGCGGCGACACGACCGCCCGGGCGCTGGCCTCGTTCCTCGCCAACCTCCTCGACCACCCGGCCCAGCTGGCGGCCGTCCGCGCCCGCCCCGAACTGGCGTCCGGAGCCTGGGCGGAATCACTGCGCCGAGATCCGCCGCTGCACGTCGTGCTGCGCCGCGCCGCCGAACCGGTCGGCGCCGTACCGGCGGGCGCCACGGTGGCCTGCCTGCTCGGCGCCGCGGGCCGCGACCCGGCACGGTTCGCCGACCCGGACCGCTACGACGCCTTCCGCACCGACCCGGGCCACCTCGCGTACGGCTCCGGCCACCACTCCTGCCCGGGCACCCTCCTGGCCCGCCTCACCGCGGAACACGGTCTGAACGCCCTGCTGGCCGCCGCACCGGACCTCCGCTGGGCCCCAGGGTTCCGGCCCACCGGGGAGGGCCTGGTCAGCCGCTCCCCGCGGGCCCTCCTGGTCCGCTGCCGCTGA
- a CDS encoding M14 family zinc carboxypeptidase, producing the protein MSLLLELRYPSVAEIVSSARALAAHRPALCRLRQVGVSRAGRPLHLLSVGHARRAVLVVAGAHANEPTGGSTLLALVERVLRERELRAGTSWHFLLCADPDGASLHVTPAPRTLLDYHLGFFRPAGPEQPEWSPSVLPPDRLPPETRALTRVIDEVRPYLQVTLHGTDLGGSWVQLTRDIPGLAEPFAKSAAELRIPVETGASDAAGWPASGPGVHVMPAPGSDVAYPSMPDDARHSTWYHAHRYGGLTAVVEVPMWASDLVDDPAPHPAPAEAMRRLARRLLRDALQVERVLAEVLPRLSGPDGPLLRAAKWALELVPGLADDWVQTPPADTTMAYVGSVDAFGRRLPLRAAAMLLRVLQEADDRAAPHLEQLVATWCDAFAERFSARWVPLEHQVEHQSRTVIAAARHARIAA; encoded by the coding sequence GTGAGTCTCCTGCTGGAGTTGCGCTACCCCAGTGTGGCCGAAATCGTCTCGTCCGCCCGGGCATTGGCAGCCCATCGCCCAGCACTGTGCCGCCTCAGGCAGGTCGGTGTCTCCCGGGCCGGCAGGCCCCTGCACCTACTGTCCGTCGGTCACGCGCGGCGCGCGGTCCTCGTCGTGGCGGGTGCGCACGCGAACGAACCGACCGGTGGTTCGACGCTGCTGGCGCTGGTCGAACGTGTACTGCGCGAGCGGGAGTTGCGGGCCGGCACCTCCTGGCACTTCCTGCTCTGCGCGGACCCCGACGGGGCGAGCCTGCACGTTACGCCCGCGCCGCGCACGCTGCTCGACTACCACCTCGGTTTCTTCCGTCCCGCCGGACCCGAGCAGCCGGAGTGGTCGCCCTCCGTCCTGCCGCCCGACCGGCTGCCGCCGGAGACCCGGGCACTCACCCGGGTCATCGACGAGGTGCGGCCGTACCTCCAGGTGACCCTGCACGGCACCGATCTGGGCGGCAGCTGGGTGCAGCTGACCAGGGACATCCCGGGGCTCGCCGAGCCGTTCGCCAAGTCCGCGGCGGAGCTGCGCATCCCGGTGGAGACCGGCGCCTCCGACGCGGCGGGCTGGCCCGCCTCCGGGCCCGGGGTGCATGTGATGCCGGCGCCCGGCTCGGACGTGGCGTACCCGAGCATGCCCGACGACGCGCGGCACAGCACCTGGTACCACGCGCATCGGTACGGCGGGCTGACGGCGGTCGTCGAAGTACCCATGTGGGCCAGCGACTTGGTGGACGACCCGGCACCGCATCCGGCACCGGCGGAGGCGATGCGGCGGCTGGCGCGGCGGCTGCTGCGGGACGCGCTCCAGGTGGAGCGGGTCCTCGCGGAGGTGCTGCCGCGGCTGAGCGGCCCCGACGGACCGCTGCTGCGGGCCGCCAAGTGGGCGCTGGAGCTGGTGCCGGGCCTGGCCGACGACTGGGTCCAGACGCCGCCGGCGGACACCACGATGGCGTACGTGGGCAGCGTGGACGCGTTCGGCCGTCGGCTCCCGCTGCGGGCCGCGGCGATGCTGCTGCGGGTCCTGCAGGAGGCCGACGACCGTGCGGCTCCGCATCTGGAGCAGCTCGTGGCGACCTGGTGCGACGCCTTCGCCGAGCGCTTCAGCGCCCGCTGGGTCCCGCTGGAGCACCAGGTCGAGCACCAGTCCCGTACGGTCATCGCGGCGGCCCGCCACGCGCGGATCGCGGCCTAG
- a CDS encoding SSI family serine proteinase inhibitor, whose product MTRTTQAVRGGLLAAAALLTACALPAQAAPREAVPGNWLYLTLTRGDARFSDTRGTLLLCDPPQGHAHAAEACEELRAADGRVDRIPPRADVLCPMIYAPVTASARGEWNGRPTDYRHTFSNSCLLGAETGAVFLLAE is encoded by the coding sequence ATGACACGAACCACTCAAGCGGTACGAGGCGGTCTCCTCGCGGCGGCGGCCCTGCTCACGGCCTGCGCTCTCCCGGCGCAGGCCGCGCCCCGGGAGGCCGTTCCCGGGAACTGGCTCTACCTCACGCTCACCCGCGGCGACGCCCGCTTCAGCGACACCCGCGGCACCCTGCTGCTCTGCGATCCGCCCCAGGGCCACGCGCACGCGGCCGAGGCCTGCGAGGAACTCCGCGCCGCGGACGGGCGCGTCGACCGGATCCCGCCCAGGGCCGACGTCCTCTGCCCGATGATCTACGCGCCGGTCACCGCCTCGGCCCGCGGCGAGTGGAACGGTCGCCCGACCGACTACCGGCACACCTTCTCCAACTCCTGCCTGCTGGGGGCCGAGACGGGCGCGGTGTTCCTGCTGGCGGAGTGA
- a CDS encoding M14 family zinc carboxypeptidase, which produces MDELGARAAALVARRPRDARLRRVGTSRAGNPLWLLSVGHGSRQALVVAGPHANEPVGGATVLRLAERALADPRLCEGADATWNLLLCLDPDGSRRNEAWLTGPYTLGHYFRHFFRPGFLEQPEWLPEGADGAALPETRTLLELQDELRPFLQCSLHGVDVGGAFVELTRDLPGLPHRVAQTAARHGIPRELGPYDTLYWPALGPAVYRIPPPRRGDLAAAITEAAVESTWFHPHRHGTVTAVVEAPMWGVAAVEDATPPADADAALRAVSATLRRDTRLLLDLLTRLRPHLAASPDTACLLAPVDDYLLVGPGLADSWDPDTHDGGVRSLTPLNTARLTSLTLAGRRVALRTAGLLRQLVTGSGHDPCEVLPELDRLIDAWCADYRDGHGARWIPVARQVEYQARVVLAAFELAAKQAPVRSRSGESGWGSQPAVPMHQE; this is translated from the coding sequence GTGGACGAGCTGGGCGCCCGTGCCGCAGCGCTCGTCGCCCGCCGCCCCCGGGACGCCCGGCTGCGCCGCGTGGGCACCTCCCGGGCAGGCAACCCGCTCTGGCTCCTGTCCGTCGGGCACGGCAGCCGCCAGGCCCTCGTCGTCGCCGGACCGCACGCCAACGAACCCGTGGGCGGCGCCACCGTGCTGCGGCTCGCCGAACGGGCGCTGGCCGACCCCCGGTTGTGCGAGGGCGCGGACGCCACCTGGAACCTGCTGCTCTGCCTCGACCCCGACGGCTCCCGCCGCAACGAGGCCTGGCTGACCGGCCCTTACACGCTCGGCCACTACTTCCGGCACTTCTTCAGACCGGGCTTTCTGGAGCAGCCCGAGTGGCTGCCCGAGGGCGCGGACGGCGCCGCGCTGCCCGAGACCCGCACCCTCCTCGAACTCCAGGACGAGCTGCGGCCGTTCCTCCAGTGCTCCCTGCACGGCGTCGACGTGGGAGGCGCCTTCGTCGAGCTCACCCGCGACCTGCCCGGACTGCCGCACCGGGTCGCGCAGACCGCGGCGCGCCACGGCATCCCGCGCGAACTCGGGCCCTACGACACGCTGTACTGGCCGGCGCTCGGTCCCGCCGTCTACCGCATCCCCCCGCCGCGCCGCGGAGACCTGGCCGCCGCGATCACGGAGGCCGCGGTCGAGTCCACCTGGTTCCACCCGCACCGGCACGGCACGGTGACCGCGGTCGTCGAGGCCCCCATGTGGGGTGTGGCCGCCGTAGAGGACGCCACGCCGCCCGCCGACGCCGACGCGGCCCTGCGCGCCGTCAGCGCCACGCTGCGCCGCGACACGCGCCTCCTGTTGGACCTCCTCACCCGGCTGCGCCCGCACCTGGCCGCCTCTCCGGACACGGCCTGCCTCCTCGCACCCGTCGACGACTATTTACTGGTCGGCCCCGGCCTCGCCGACTCCTGGGACCCCGACACCCACGACGGCGGGGTGCGCTCATTGACGCCGCTCAACACCGCCCGCCTGACGTCCCTGACCCTCGCGGGACGCCGCGTCGCCCTGCGCACCGCCGGGCTGCTGCGCCAGCTCGTGACCGGCTCCGGGCACGACCCGTGCGAGGTGCTGCCCGAGCTCGACCGGCTCATCGACGCGTGGTGCGCCGACTACCGGGACGGTCACGGGGCACGCTGGATACCGGTCGCACGCCAGGTCGAATACCAGGCGCGGGTGGTGCTCGCCGCGTTCGAACTCGCCGCGAAGCAGGCGCCCGTGCGCTCCCGTTCGGGTGAGAGCGGGTGGGGCTCGCAGCCCGCCGTGCCGATGCACCAGGAATGA
- a CDS encoding FHA domain-containing protein, whose translation MTSSFEFHTYPARLSDAERDRALKALRDGVALGRLSHDTFIRRMELALTARRSDELAALTADLPTENRWSKLVFGTVEAVSGFTVRLRRAWQAERLPKLLLPNPGSPYPLRIGRDPASGLRLSHETVSRVHAELSRHGGLWVLRDLGSTNGTTVNGRRVIGAAVVRDGDMVGFGRMSFRLSSG comes from the coding sequence GTGACGTCGTCCTTCGAGTTCCACACCTACCCCGCGCGGTTGTCCGACGCGGAGCGCGACCGGGCGCTGAAGGCGCTCCGCGACGGCGTCGCCCTCGGCCGTCTCTCGCACGACACCTTCATCCGCCGCATGGAACTCGCCCTCACCGCCCGCAGGTCCGACGAACTCGCCGCCCTCACCGCCGACCTGCCCACCGAGAACCGCTGGTCGAAGCTGGTGTTCGGCACCGTCGAGGCGGTCTCCGGCTTCACCGTGCGGCTGCGCAGGGCCTGGCAGGCCGAGCGGCTGCCGAAGCTGCTCCTGCCCAACCCGGGCAGCCCCTACCCGCTGCGCATCGGCCGCGATCCCGCGAGCGGGCTGCGACTGAGCCACGAGACGGTGTCCCGGGTGCACGCCGAACTGAGCCGGCACGGCGGCCTGTGGGTGCTGCGCGACCTCGGCTCCACCAACGGCACGACCGTCAACGGGCGGCGCGTGATCGGTGCGGCCGTCGTGCGGGACGGCGACATGGTCGGCTTCGGGCGGATGTCGTTCCGGCTGTCCTCGGGCTGA
- the treZ gene encoding malto-oligosyltrehalose trehalohydrolase translates to MRFEVWAPQADRMTLHCEGAVSALERDPQRAGWWTGEADARDGTRYGFAVDDGPVLPDPRSRRQPDGPDGLSAVVDPERYAWRAEWPGRPLPGAVLYELHVGTYTPEGTLDAAAGRLGHLVELGITHVELMPLCPFPGRHGWGYEGVSLWAVHEPYGGPEALKRFVDRAHELGLGVVLDVVHNHLGPSGNYLPAFGPYFTDTHHTPWGSAVNLDAPGSDEVRGYLVGSALAWLRDYRLDGLRLDAVHALKDTRACHFLEELSTAVDGLAAELDRPLFLVAESDLNDPRLVTPRKEGGLGLHAQWNDDFHHSLHTALTGEAQGYYADFGRAPVAALAKTLTSGFFHDGTYSSFRGRHHGRRLDRTRMSAHRLLGYSQTHDQIGNRAQGDRLSASLSPGLLACAAALVLTSPFTPMLFMGEEWAAGTPWQFFTDHTDPELAEAVRRGRRREFAAHGWAEEDVPDPQDPATRDRSCLDWSEPASGAENGLHARVLDWYRDLIALRHSQRDLSDPDLAAVKVAHDEGARWIAFRRGDVQVAVNLGKDSAAIPLGIRNARVLAAWEPVDRPGADGLLHLPGESCVVLAQA, encoded by the coding sequence GTGCGGTTCGAGGTGTGGGCACCGCAGGCCGACCGGATGACGCTCCACTGCGAGGGCGCCGTGAGCGCCCTGGAGCGCGATCCGCAGCGCGCCGGGTGGTGGACGGGCGAGGCGGACGCGCGGGACGGCACGCGGTACGGGTTCGCGGTGGACGACGGCCCGGTGCTGCCCGATCCCCGCTCGCGCCGCCAGCCGGACGGCCCCGACGGGCTGAGCGCGGTGGTCGACCCCGAGCGCTACGCCTGGCGCGCCGAGTGGCCGGGGCGTCCGCTGCCGGGTGCGGTCCTGTACGAGCTGCACGTGGGGACGTACACCCCCGAGGGCACGCTCGACGCGGCCGCCGGGCGGCTCGGACACCTCGTGGAACTGGGCATCACCCACGTCGAGTTGATGCCGCTGTGCCCGTTCCCCGGACGGCACGGCTGGGGGTACGAGGGCGTCTCCCTCTGGGCGGTCCACGAGCCGTACGGCGGCCCCGAGGCGCTGAAGCGATTTGTCGACCGGGCACATGAACTCGGCCTCGGTGTCGTCCTGGACGTGGTGCACAACCACCTCGGCCCGTCCGGCAACTACCTGCCCGCGTTCGGGCCGTACTTCACGGACACCCACCACACGCCCTGGGGCTCCGCGGTGAACCTGGACGCGCCCGGCTCGGACGAGGTGCGCGGGTATCTCGTCGGCAGCGCGCTGGCGTGGCTGCGGGACTACCGGCTCGACGGGCTGCGCCTGGACGCGGTGCACGCACTGAAGGACACGCGCGCGTGCCACTTCCTGGAGGAGCTGTCGACAGCCGTGGACGGCCTCGCCGCCGAGCTGGACCGGCCGCTCTTCCTGGTCGCCGAGTCGGACCTGAACGACCCGCGGCTCGTGACCCCCCGCAAGGAGGGCGGCCTCGGACTGCACGCCCAGTGGAACGACGACTTCCATCACTCCCTGCACACCGCGCTGACCGGTGAGGCGCAGGGCTACTACGCGGACTTCGGGCGGGCCCCGGTCGCGGCACTCGCGAAGACCCTGACGTCGGGCTTCTTCCACGACGGCACGTATTCGAGCTTCCGCGGCCGCCACCACGGCCGCCGCCTGGACCGTACGCGCATGTCGGCGCACCGGCTGCTGGGCTACTCGCAGACCCACGACCAGATCGGCAACCGCGCCCAGGGCGACCGGCTCTCGGCGTCCCTCTCCCCCGGGCTGCTGGCCTGTGCGGCGGCGCTGGTGCTCACCTCACCGTTCACGCCGATGCTGTTCATGGGCGAGGAGTGGGCCGCGGGCACGCCCTGGCAGTTCTTCACCGACCACACCGATCCGGAGCTGGCGGAGGCCGTACGGCGGGGCAGGCGGCGGGAGTTCGCGGCGCACGGCTGGGCCGAGGAGGACGTACCCGACCCGCAGGACCCGGCGACCCGGGACCGCTCCTGCCTCGACTGGTCGGAGCCGGCCTCCGGCGCGGAAAACGGGCTCCACGCGCGCGTGCTGGACTGGTACCGCGACCTGATCGCGCTGCGCCACAGCCAGCGGGACCTCTCGGACCCCGATCTCGCGGCGGTCAAGGTCGCCCACGACGAGGGGGCACGCTGGATCGCGTTCCGCCGCGGGGACGTCCAGGTGGCCGTGAACCTCGGCAAGGACTCCGCGGCGATCCCGCTGGGCATCCGCAACGCGCGCGTACTGGCCGCGTGGGAGCCGGTGGACCGGCCGGGCGCGGACGGGCTGCTGCATCTGCCGGGCGAGTCGTGCGTGGTGCTGGCGCAGGCCTAG
- a CDS encoding phosphotransferase family protein: MTQAPTPTADTVRRLVLSLLPNGGAAGAGPHVRPVGEGGEHSSWWVGARHVLRLAPDRDASARLRRELRLRDLVRPHIGVAVPVSVAHGEWTSGLGYTLDTRLPGTTGEQQGVSAIGENDLAALLTGLREVPVRQAEALGVPRATPRSLEALRSAAASAAQRLAAADEFDPARLAQLKASAAVQLAAQPGVAVLVHHDLRGEHLMVSADGRVRGVLDWTGAVLGDPAEDIAGLAVAVGAPAAVRAATLAGYGARPCLRGLWLSRCDTVTRLAEHLRDGETGPVPLLRIQLRRAWEAILLERVTELPGDD; encoded by the coding sequence ATGACCCAGGCACCGACACCGACAGCGGACACCGTCCGCCGGCTGGTCCTGTCCCTGCTGCCGAACGGCGGGGCGGCGGGCGCGGGACCGCACGTGCGGCCCGTGGGCGAGGGCGGTGAGCACTCCAGCTGGTGGGTCGGCGCCCGCCATGTGCTGCGGCTCGCCCCCGACCGCGACGCCTCCGCGCGCCTGCGCCGTGAACTGCGGCTGCGCGATCTGGTCCGCCCGCACATCGGGGTCGCCGTCCCCGTGAGCGTCGCGCACGGCGAGTGGACGAGCGGTCTCGGCTACACCCTGGACACCCGGCTGCCCGGCACCACCGGCGAACAGCAGGGCGTCTCGGCGATCGGCGAGAACGACCTGGCGGCGCTGCTCACGGGCCTGCGCGAGGTGCCCGTACGTCAGGCGGAGGCGCTCGGCGTGCCACGTGCCACGCCGCGCTCCCTGGAGGCGCTGCGGAGCGCCGCCGCGAGCGCTGCCCAGCGGCTCGCCGCCGCCGACGAGTTCGACCCCGCGCGGCTCGCCCAGCTCAAGGCCTCCGCCGCCGTCCAGCTCGCCGCCCAGCCCGGCGTCGCGGTCCTCGTGCACCACGACCTCAGGGGCGAACACCTCATGGTCAGCGCCGACGGGCGGGTGCGCGGCGTCCTCGACTGGACCGGCGCGGTCCTGGGCGATCCCGCCGAGGACATCGCGGGGCTCGCCGTCGCCGTCGGCGCCCCCGCCGCCGTACGCGCCGCCACGCTCGCCGGCTACGGCGCCCGGCCCTGTCTGCGCGGCCTGTGGCTGTCGCGCTGCGACACCGTGACCCGCCTCGCCGAGCACCTGCGGGACGGCGAGACCGGCCCGGTCCCGCTCCTGCGCATCCAGCTCCGCCGCGCCTGGGAGGCGATCCTCCTCGAACGCGTCACAGAACTCCCGGGCGACGACTGA
- a CDS encoding M24 family metallopeptidase, producing MTSTPAPFTAGDYEARMRRAADAAADAGLDGVLIAPGPDLVWLTGYRPVETERLTLLVLRTGQDPVLVVPTLEAPDAAASAGAPALTLRDWTDGKDPYEAAVSLMRGSGRFGVSDNAWAMHLLGLRKRRPDTDYIALTDALPMLRAVKDQTELDRLAAAGAAADATFEEIRKVPFAGRREAEVAGDLADLLRQFGHSQVDFTIVASGPNGANPHHEAGDRVIERGDMVVLDFGGLKHGYGSDTSRTVHVGEPDAEERKVHDLVRAAQEAGVAAVRPGIACQEVDRAARAVITDAGYGEYFIHRTGHGIGVTTHEPPYMIEGEEKPLVPGMCFSVEPGVYLPGRFGVRIEDIVTVTADGGRRLNTTSRELVIVD from the coding sequence ATGACCAGCACGCCAGCGCCCTTCACGGCCGGTGACTACGAGGCCCGTATGCGGCGCGCGGCGGACGCCGCCGCGGACGCCGGGCTCGACGGCGTGCTGATCGCGCCCGGGCCGGATCTGGTCTGGCTGACGGGCTACCGGCCCGTGGAGACCGAGCGGCTCACCCTGCTGGTGCTGCGGACCGGACAGGACCCCGTCCTGGTCGTGCCCACCCTGGAGGCGCCGGACGCGGCCGCGTCGGCCGGCGCGCCCGCGCTGACGCTCCGCGACTGGACCGACGGCAAGGACCCCTATGAGGCGGCCGTCTCCCTGATGCGGGGCAGTGGCCGCTTCGGCGTCAGCGACAACGCCTGGGCCATGCATCTGCTCGGCCTCAGGAAGCGGCGCCCGGACACCGACTACATCGCCCTCACAGACGCCCTGCCGATGCTGCGGGCCGTCAAGGACCAGACGGAACTGGACCGCCTGGCGGCCGCGGGAGCGGCCGCGGACGCAACGTTCGAGGAGATCCGGAAGGTTCCCTTCGCAGGCCGCAGGGAGGCCGAGGTGGCCGGTGACCTGGCCGATCTGCTGCGGCAGTTCGGGCACTCCCAGGTCGACTTCACGATCGTCGCCTCGGGCCCGAACGGCGCCAACCCGCACCACGAGGCCGGTGACCGCGTCATCGAGCGCGGCGACATGGTCGTCCTCGACTTCGGCGGCCTGAAGCACGGCTACGGCTCCGACACCTCCCGCACGGTCCACGTCGGCGAGCCGGACGCGGAGGAGCGCAAGGTGCACGACCTCGTGCGCGCGGCCCAGGAGGCGGGCGTCGCGGCGGTCCGGCCGGGCATCGCCTGCCAGGAGGTCGACCGGGCGGCCCGCGCGGTCATCACCGACGCCGGATACGGCGAGTACTTCATCCACCGCACCGGGCACGGCATCGGCGTCACCACGCACGAACCGCCGTACATGATCGAGGGCGAGGAGAAGCCCCTGGTGCCCGGGATGTGCTTCTCCGTGGAGCCCGGCGTCTACCTGCCGGGCCGCTTCGGGGTGCGCATCGAGGACATCGTGACGGTGACCGCGGACGGCGGGCGCCGCCTCAACACCACCTCCCGCGAGCTGGTGATCGTCGACTGA
- a CDS encoding LysE family translocator, with protein MLSTLLAFLGACTLIAASPGPSTVLIIKQSLQSRRSGFLTVLGNETGVFIWGVVAAFGLTALLAASEMAYDVMRIVGAVVLIGFGVQTLRQARRSKGEAVDGSGWESTGKSGLASYRGGLLLNLANPKAAIFAMSFLPQFVPEGAPQLPTMVGLAALWAVYEIGYYGLYVWFVGRMKTVLSRTGVRRRLEQVSGGVLLLLGARLALES; from the coding sequence ATGCTGAGCACCCTTCTCGCCTTCCTAGGCGCCTGCACCCTGATCGCCGCCTCGCCCGGACCGAGCACCGTGCTGATCATCAAGCAGTCGCTGCAGAGTCGGCGCTCCGGCTTTCTGACGGTGCTCGGCAACGAGACGGGCGTCTTCATCTGGGGGGTCGTCGCCGCATTCGGCCTCACCGCTCTGCTCGCGGCCTCCGAGATGGCGTACGACGTCATGCGGATCGTCGGCGCGGTCGTGCTCATCGGCTTCGGCGTCCAGACGCTGCGGCAGGCGCGCAGGTCAAAGGGGGAGGCCGTGGACGGCAGCGGTTGGGAGAGCACCGGGAAGAGCGGCCTTGCCTCCTACCGGGGCGGACTGCTGCTCAACCTCGCCAACCCCAAGGCGGCGATCTTCGCGATGTCCTTCCTCCCGCAGTTCGTGCCCGAGGGCGCACCGCAGCTGCCCACCATGGTCGGACTCGCCGCGCTCTGGGCGGTCTACGAGATCGGCTACTACGGCCTGTATGTGTGGTTCGTCGGCCGGATGAAGACCGTGCTGTCCCGGACCGGTGTGCGCCGGCGCCTCGAACAGGTCTCCGGCGGTGTCCTGCTGCTGCTGGGCGCCCGGCTCGCCCTGGAGAGCTGA
- a CDS encoding phosphodiesterase: MLVLAHISDLHLDGTERATRRAEQVRDRLWGLSGRVDALLVTGDIADHGTEAEYEEAARILGLRDTGTPFPVLTCPGNHDSRAPYRKALLGEPAAEGPVNSVHVFDDAAVLMCDSSIPGRDEGEFDEETYAWMESTLDELDGSLPALLAFHHPPVALHHPLPDAYQLREPHALAGLLERRPEVVGLITGHAHTPAATTFAGRPLVVGPGVTWTLRLPWEGEAVADREAPPGLAFHVLDDEGRLTSHFRVV; the protein is encoded by the coding sequence ATGCTCGTACTGGCGCACATCAGCGATCTGCATCTGGACGGGACCGAGCGGGCGACACGGCGGGCCGAGCAGGTGCGGGACCGGCTGTGGGGGTTGTCCGGGCGCGTGGACGCGTTGCTGGTGACCGGGGACATCGCGGACCACGGCACGGAGGCCGAGTACGAGGAGGCCGCGCGGATCCTCGGGCTGCGGGACACCGGCACCCCGTTCCCCGTACTCACCTGCCCGGGCAACCACGACAGCCGCGCCCCCTACCGGAAGGCACTGCTCGGCGAGCCCGCGGCCGAGGGGCCGGTCAACAGCGTGCACGTCTTCGACGACGCCGCCGTCCTGATGTGCGATTCCAGCATTCCGGGCCGCGACGAGGGCGAGTTCGACGAGGAGACGTACGCCTGGATGGAGTCGACGCTCGACGAACTCGACGGCTCCCTTCCCGCGCTGCTCGCCTTCCACCACCCACCGGTGGCGCTGCACCATCCGCTTCCGGACGCCTATCAGCTGCGTGAACCGCACGCCCTGGCGGGGCTGTTGGAGCGCAGGCCCGAGGTCGTCGGGCTCATCACGGGGCATGCGCACACACCCGCGGCCACCACGTTCGCCGGGCGACCGCTCGTCGTCGGCCCGGGCGTGACCTGGACGCTGCGGCTGCCCTGGGAGGGCGAGGCGGTCGCGGACCGGGAAGCGCCTCCCGGGCTCGCGTTCCATGTCCTGGACGACGAGGGGCGGTTGACGAGCCACTTCAGGGTGGTCTGA
- a CDS encoding PDZ domain-containing protein, with translation MEQTALRPKPMPGREPGDGRKPGATPRRPHAARRRGRRLTTLLFGLFVGVVLVLSGVGLGTVGAAVIGMSKLADLQQQAGRSVPPGHAPGPSSATKSAPVSGSSSPMASVTDVTLGVEVVDAPSGKGALLVGVHVPGPGYTAGLVRGDVVLALGGTRVTTAAELARAVAGAHPGTSVTLSIRHANGNRQQLSAVPGILT, from the coding sequence ATGGAACAGACTGCGTTGCGTCCCAAGCCCATGCCGGGCCGGGAACCGGGCGACGGCCGTAAACCGGGTGCCACGCCCCGGCGTCCGCACGCCGCGCGGCGACGCGGCAGGCGGCTCACGACCCTGTTGTTCGGCCTGTTCGTCGGCGTGGTCCTGGTCCTGTCGGGTGTCGGGCTCGGCACGGTGGGGGCCGCGGTGATCGGGATGAGCAAGCTCGCCGATCTGCAACAGCAGGCGGGCCGGTCCGTACCGCCGGGACATGCGCCGGGGCCTTCCTCCGCCACCAAGTCGGCTCCCGTCAGCGGGAGTTCGAGCCCAATGGCGTCGGTCACAGACGTCACGCTCGGCGTCGAGGTCGTCGACGCCCCGAGCGGCAAGGGTGCACTTCTGGTCGGCGTCCACGTCCCGGGCCCCGGCTACACCGCCGGTCTCGTCCGGGGCGACGTCGTGCTCGCCCTCGGCGGGACCCGGGTGACCACGGCCGCCGAGCTCGCACGGGCGGTGGCAGGCGCACACCCCGGGACCTCCGTCACGCTGAGCATCCGCCACGCCAACGGCAACCGACAGCAACTGTCCGCCGTGCCAGGAATTCTGACGTAG